A genomic region of Gadus macrocephalus chromosome 5, ASM3116895v1 contains the following coding sequences:
- the lgals3b gene encoding galectin-3b, with amino-acid sequence MDLSDALGEGGVWPGGGSNPPAGGAVWPGGATNPTWPGGAPAQPAWPGQGGPPAQPTWPGQGGPQNPAQPTWPGQGGPQNPAQPTWPGQGGPQNPAQPTWPGQGGPQNPAQPTWPGQGGPQNPAQPTWPGQGGPQHPAQPTWPGGAGAPAQPTWPGPGGPGGAQTPAQPTWPGPGGPTPSAQSVSMNVPFDQKLPNGVFDKLLITVKGTVKPHANTFTMNIKSSHDLAFHFNVRFNEGGHKVIVRNSEISKKWGKEERGGAFPFVQGQPFEMKVLCTGAAYRVAVNGSHLLEYQHRVKDLRSINLLSIYKDVTLTSVLVDRLP; translated from the exons ATGGAT CTGAGCGATGCTCTCGGAGAAGGGGGGGTGTGGCCGGGCGGCGGCTCCAAcccgccagcagggggcgctgtttgGCCGGGCGGTGCCACTAACCCCACCTGGCCTG GAGGTGCCCCAGCCCAGCCCGCCTGGCCCGGACAGGGGGgacccccagcccagcccaccTGGCCCGGACAGGGGGGACCCCAGAACCCGGCCCAGCCCACCTGGCCCGGACAGGGGGGACCCCAGAACCCGGCCCAGCCCACCTGGCCCGGACAGGGGGGACCCCAGAACCCGGCCCAGCCCACCTGGCCCGGACAGGGGGGACCCCAGAACCCGGCCCAGCCCACCTGGCCCGGACAAGGGGGACCCCAGAACCCGGCCCAGCCCACCTGGCCCGGACAAGGGGGACCCCAGCACCCAGCCCAGCCCACCTGGCCCGGTGGAGCGGGGGCCCCAGCCCAGCCCACCTGGCCCGGACCAGGAGGTCCAGGGGGGGCCCAAACCCCGGCCCAGCCCACCTGGCCCGGTCCGGGTGGACCCACGCCCTCTGCCCAGAGTGTCTCAATG AATGTACCCTTCGATCAAAAGCTTCCAAATGGAGTTTTTGACAAACTTCTGATCACCGTCAAGGGCACCGTCAAACCCCACGCAAACAC GTTCACAATGAACATCAAAAGCAGCCATGACCTTGCGTTCCACTTCAACGTGCGTTTCAACGAGGGAGGCCATAAGGTGATCGTGAGGAACAGCGAGATCAGCAAGAAGTGGGGCAAGGAGGAGCGGGGTGGGGCCTTCCCCTTCGTCCAGGGACAGCCCTTTGAG ATGAAGGTCCTCTGCACCGGCGCAGCGTACAGAGTCGCCGTCAACGGCTCCCACCTCCTGGAGTACCAGCACCGCGTCAAGGACCTGCGCTCCATCAACCTGCTCTCCATCTACAAAGACGTCACCCTCACCTCCGTGCTCGTCGACCGCCTGCCCTGa